From Triticum aestivum cultivar Chinese Spring chromosome 4A, IWGSC CS RefSeq v2.1, whole genome shotgun sequence, a single genomic window includes:
- the LOC123081900 gene encoding galactinol synthase 1 — protein MAPELAGKMAAKAAVAAAKPATKAYVTFLAGAGDYWMGVVGLAKGLRKVGSAYPLVVAVLPDVPELHRKILVSQGCIVREIAPVYPPENHTQFAMAYYVINYSKLRIWEFVEYERMVYLDADIQVFENIDELFDLPKGHFYAVMDCFCEKTWSHTPQYQIGYCQQCPDKVTWPAAEMGPPPALYFNAGMFVHEPSMATAKALLDTLRVTPTTPFAEQDFLNMFFKEQYKPIPLVYNLVLAMLWRHPENVQLEKVKVVHYCAAGSKPWRFTGKEENMDREDIRILVRNWWDIYNDDESLDFKGLPALAADADELEAAAKKPLRAALAEAGTVKYVAAPSAA, from the exons ATGGCTCCCGAGCTGGCCGGCAAGATGGCCGCCAAGGCTGCCGTGGCGGCGGCGAAGCCCGCGACGAAGGCGTACGTGACGTTCTTGGCGGGGGCAGGGGACTACTGGATGGGCGTGGTTGGGCTTGCCAAGGGCCTGCGCAAGGTTGGCTCGGCCTACCCACTGGTGGTAGCCGTGCTGCCCGACGTGCCCGAGCTCCACCGCAAGATCCTCGTCTCCCAGGGCTGCATCGTCCGCGAGATCGCCCCCGTGTACCCGCCCGAGAACCACACCCAGTTTGCCATGGCCTACTACGTCATCAACTACTCCAAGCTCCGCATCTGGGAG TTTGTGGAGTACGAGAGGATGGTGTACCTCGACGCCGACATCCAGGTGTTCGAAAACATCGACGAGCTGTTCGATCTGCCCAAGGGGCACTTCTACGCCGTGATGGACTGCTTCTGCGAGAAGACGTGGAGCCACACCCCGCAGTACCAGATCGGCTACTGCCAGCAGTGTCCCGACAAGGTGACGTGGCCGGCCGCCGAGAtgggcccgccgccggcgctctacttCAACGCCGGCATGTTCGTGCACGAGCCCAGCATGGCCACCGCCAAGGCGCTCCTTGACACCCTCCGCGTGACGCCGACGACCCCATTCGCGGAGCAG GATTTCCTGAACATGTTCTTCAAGGAGCAGTACAAGCCGATCCCGCTGGTCTACAACCTTGTGCTGGCGATGCTCTGGAGGCACCCGGAGAACGTCCAGCTGGAGAAGGTCAAGGTGGTGCACTACTGCGCTGCG GGATCGAAGCCATGGAGGTTCACGGGCAAAGAGGAGAACATGGACAGGGAGGACATCAGGATCCTCGTCAGGAACTGGTGGGACATCTACAACGACGACGAGAGCCTCGATTTCAAGGGCCTGCCCGCCCTGGCCGCCGACGccgacgagctcgaggcggcggccaAGAAGCCGCTCCGCGCAGCGCTTGCGGAAGCCGGCACCGTCAAGTACGTCGCCGCGCCCTCGGCTGCGTAA